The stretch of DNA TTTTGTCCCTGCCCTGACGTCGATGTAGCAATCACTAAACTCCTCAGCGAGGATCGCGATCGCCCGCTCGCCGGTGCAGTGGCACGGCCCGAGCTGCCGTATCCCTAGGTCCTTCAGTTGTGCTGCGATCATTTGCACTTCAGCTTCGGACTTGGCCAAGAGGTGAAACCCGCCGATCACGAGCCGCAACGGCCCGCCGGCGAGCTCGGTGGCCACCCGCGCGATATTCACGATCCCGGGATGGGCACAGCCGGTGATGAGGATCGGCCCATCCTCGCCCTCCACGATCAGCGATTGCTCCACGATCCCCTTTCCGAGCCCGCCGGTGGAGCGAAGCCCAGGATGGAACTCGACCGGTGAGTTCACCGGGATCCCATCCAGTTTTTCGTCGGCGATCCGCTTCTTGAACCCGGAGGAGAACGAGTCCGGGTAGACCACGGTCAATCCCTTGTGCAGGGCGGATGAGATCGCGCCGACGTGGTCGCAGTGCTCGTGAGAGAGGAAGAGGTAGTCCGTTGTCTCGAGATCGACCCCGAGGGCGGCGGCGTTGTGCTCGAGGACGATCTTGTCCGCGCCGGTGTCGAACAAAAGCCGCGTCCCCCCCAGTTCGACCAGGGCGGAGAACCCCCAGCCCGGGTAGAGGTCATCCCGGGCAATCCGATTGTCGTATATCACCGTGATTTGTCC from Candidatus Bipolaricaulota bacterium encodes:
- a CDS encoding MBL fold metallo-hydrolase, encoding MGQITVIYDNRIARDDLYPGWGFSALVELGGTRLLFDTGADKIVLEHNAAALGVDLETTDYLFLSHEHCDHVGAISSALHKGLTVVYPDSFSSGFKKRIADEKLDGIPVNSPVEFHPGLRSTGGLGKGIVEQSLIVEGEDGPILITGCAHPGIVNIARVATELAGGPLRLVIGGFHLLAKSEAEVQMIAAQLKDLGIRQLGPCHCTGERAIAILAEEFSDCYIDVRAGTKVEI